A stretch of Acidovorax sp. RAC01 DNA encodes these proteins:
- the mtnP gene encoding S-methyl-5'-thioadenosine phosphorylase has protein sequence MTKAVIGVIGGSGLYHMAALENAQEQRIDTPYGPPSDAIVTGEVSGVPVAFLARHGRGHRLIPSEVPYRANIHALRQLGVRYLISLSAVGSLREEMRPLDMVLPDQFIDMTRRRDGTFFGAGAVAHVSMAQPVCPAVSDVLARALAAAGLHDKVRLHRGGTYLCIEGPQFSTRAESHWYRSMGASVIGMTNMPEARLALEAQMAYATLAMVTDYDCWNPREANVTATSAIANLLQNAEHAQAIAAHAIGILGRELPASQAHTALDAALVTPRDAMAPEVLARLAPLWGGA, from the coding sequence ATGACCAAGGCAGTGATCGGCGTTATCGGCGGCAGCGGGCTCTACCACATGGCCGCCCTGGAAAACGCGCAAGAGCAGCGCATCGACACGCCCTACGGCCCGCCGTCAGATGCCATCGTGACGGGCGAGGTGAGCGGCGTTCCGGTGGCGTTTCTGGCCCGGCATGGCCGGGGGCACCGGCTGATTCCGTCGGAGGTGCCGTACCGCGCCAACATCCATGCCCTGCGCCAGCTGGGGGTGCGCTATCTGATCTCGCTGTCGGCCGTGGGATCGCTGCGCGAGGAGATGCGGCCGTTGGACATGGTGCTGCCCGACCAGTTCATCGACATGACGCGGCGGCGGGACGGTACGTTTTTTGGCGCGGGTGCCGTGGCCCATGTGTCGATGGCGCAGCCGGTGTGCCCGGCGGTGTCTGACGTGCTGGCGCGTGCGCTGGCCGCTGCCGGGCTGCACGACAAGGTGCGCCTGCACCGTGGTGGCACCTACCTTTGCATCGAGGGGCCGCAGTTTTCCACCCGGGCCGAGTCGCACTGGTACCGCAGCATGGGCGCCAGCGTGATCGGCATGACCAACATGCCCGAAGCCCGCCTGGCGCTGGAGGCGCAGATGGCCTACGCCACGCTGGCCATGGTCACTGACTACGACTGCTGGAACCCGCGCGAGGCCAACGTCACCGCCACGTCGGCCATTGCCAACCTGCTGCAAAACGCCGAGCACGCCCAGGCCATCGCGGCGCACGCCATCGGCATCCTGGGGCGCGAGTTGCCGGCTTCACAGGCCCACACCGCGCTCGATGCTGCCCTGGTCACCCCCCGCGATGCGATGGCGCCGGAGGTGCTGGCGCGGCTTGCGCCTTTGTGGGGTGGCGCCTGA
- a CDS encoding ATP-dependent DNA helicase: protein MTYTVAVRELCEFTAKQGDLDLRFTPVPTALEGIAGHAVAASRRGAAYRAEVALGGSYQSLHVRGRADGYDPAQQRIDEVKTFKGSLDRQPASHRHLHWAQARVYGWLLCQQEQLAHIDVALVYLDVGTQQETVFTERCSADDLRQHFEAQCQRFMAWADQEAAHRAARDAALGLLAFPFGGFRTGQRPLAEAVYKAAVAGRCLLAQAPTGIGKTMGTLFPLLKASPAQRIDKVFFLTAKTSGRQTALDALARLSDSAPTLPMRVLELVARDKACEHPDKACHGESCPLARGFYDRLPAARAAAVAAAGDGSPAPALLQTRVREVALQHNICPYYLSQELARWADVVVGDYNYYFDLGGLLHGLAQANQWRTAVLVDEAHNLVERGRKMFTAELHPAALAQARSSPTAVRHAPVKKALDKVRRAWVALDKAQIATYTVLDALPDKLLAALQQCTTTLTEHFTDHPTEPDPALQAFYFDALHLQRMADLRDEHSMVDITQPAEVRGAQRPKPGGSVVCIRNVVPAPFLQPRLAAAHTSTLFSATLQPAGYYADLLGLPPDHAWVDVESPFAARQLRVQVARHISTRHPHRAASLAPIGALMAQQFRTRPGNYLAFFSSYEYLQQAVALFAQQHPDVPHWSQSRRMLEGEQREFLARFTTTSQGIAFAVLGGSFAEGIDLPGQRLIGAFVATLGLPQINPVNEQIRERMQALFGAGYDYTYLYPGLQKVVQAAGRVIRTPSDEGVVHLMDERFAQPQVRSLLPAWWGGPAG from the coding sequence ATGACCTACACCGTGGCGGTGCGCGAGCTGTGCGAGTTCACCGCCAAGCAGGGTGACCTGGACCTGCGGTTCACGCCCGTGCCCACGGCGCTCGAAGGCATCGCAGGCCATGCCGTGGCAGCATCCCGCCGGGGTGCCGCCTACCGGGCCGAAGTGGCGCTGGGCGGCAGTTACCAAAGCCTGCACGTACGCGGCCGGGCCGATGGCTACGACCCCGCGCAGCAGCGCATCGACGAGGTCAAGACCTTCAAGGGCAGCCTCGACCGCCAACCCGCATCGCACCGCCATCTGCACTGGGCGCAGGCCAGGGTGTATGGATGGCTGCTGTGCCAGCAGGAGCAGCTGGCACACATCGACGTGGCCCTGGTGTACCTGGACGTGGGCACGCAACAAGAGACGGTGTTCACCGAGCGCTGCAGCGCGGATGACCTGCGCCAGCACTTTGAGGCCCAGTGCCAGCGTTTCATGGCGTGGGCAGACCAGGAGGCCGCCCACCGCGCCGCGCGCGATGCGGCGCTGGGCCTGCTGGCATTCCCGTTCGGCGGTTTTCGCACCGGCCAGCGCCCGCTGGCCGAGGCGGTGTACAAGGCGGCGGTGGCGGGCCGCTGCCTGCTGGCCCAGGCCCCCACAGGCATTGGCAAAACCATGGGCACGCTGTTCCCGCTGCTCAAGGCCTCGCCAGCGCAGCGCATCGACAAGGTGTTCTTTCTGACCGCCAAAACCTCGGGGCGGCAGACGGCGCTGGATGCGCTGGCGCGCCTGTCTGACAGCGCACCCACATTACCGATGCGTGTGCTGGAGCTGGTGGCACGCGACAAGGCGTGTGAGCATCCCGACAAGGCCTGCCACGGCGAATCCTGTCCGCTGGCCCGCGGCTTTTACGACCGGCTGCCCGCCGCCCGCGCCGCCGCCGTGGCTGCCGCCGGTGACGGCAGCCCCGCCCCCGCGCTGCTGCAAACCCGCGTGCGTGAGGTGGCCCTGCAGCACAACATTTGCCCCTATTACCTGAGCCAGGAACTCGCCCGCTGGGCCGATGTGGTGGTGGGCGACTACAACTACTACTTTGACCTGGGCGGCCTGTTGCACGGCCTGGCCCAGGCCAACCAGTGGCGCACAGCCGTGCTGGTGGACGAGGCGCACAACCTGGTCGAGCGTGGTCGCAAGATGTTCACCGCCGAGCTGCACCCTGCCGCCCTCGCCCAGGCCCGCAGCAGCCCCACCGCCGTGCGCCATGCGCCGGTGAAGAAGGCACTGGACAAGGTGCGCCGCGCCTGGGTGGCGCTGGACAAGGCACAGATCGCCACCTACACCGTGCTGGATGCCCTGCCCGACAAGCTCCTGGCCGCCCTGCAGCAATGCACCACCACGCTCACCGAGCATTTCACCGACCACCCCACCGAGCCCGACCCGGCCCTGCAGGCCTTCTACTTCGATGCCCTGCACCTGCAGCGCATGGCCGACCTGCGGGACGAACATTCGATGGTGGACATCACCCAGCCTGCAGAGGTCCGCGGGGCGCAGCGCCCGAAACCCGGCGGGTCCGTGGTCTGCATCCGCAACGTGGTGCCCGCGCCTTTTTTGCAGCCCCGGCTGGCGGCTGCGCACACCAGCACGCTGTTTTCGGCCACGCTGCAGCCCGCGGGCTACTACGCCGACCTGCTGGGCCTGCCGCCTGACCATGCGTGGGTGGATGTGGAATCGCCCTTTGCCGCGCGCCAGCTGCGGGTGCAAGTGGCCCGCCACATCTCCACGCGCCACCCGCACCGCGCGGCGTCCCTCGCGCCGATTGGGGCGCTGATGGCGCAGCAGTTCCGCACGCGGCCCGGCAACTACCTTGCGTTTTTCAGCAGCTACGAGTACCTGCAGCAAGCCGTTGCGCTGTTTGCGCAGCAGCACCCCGATGTGCCGCACTGGAGCCAGTCGCGCCGCATGCTGGAGGGAGAGCAGCGCGAGTTTCTGGCCCGCTTCACCACCACCAGCCAGGGCATTGCCTTCGCGGTGCTGGGCGGCTCGTTCGCCGAAGGCATCGACCTGCCCGGCCAGCGGCTCATTGGCGCGTTTGTGGCCACACTGGGCCTGCCGCAGATCAACCCGGTCAACGAGCAGATCCGCGAGCGCATGCAGGCCCTGTTTGGCGCAGGGTATGACTACACCTACCTGTACCCCGGCCTGCAAAAGGTGGTGCAGGCGGCCGGCCGCGTGATCCGCACGCCCAGTGACGAAGGTGTGGTGCACCTGATGGACGAACGCTTTGCACAGCCGCAGGTGCGCAGCCTGCTGCCTGCGTGGTGGGGCGGCCCAGCGGGATGA
- a CDS encoding MFS transporter — MQSTTTMLRLISLAAFSSMASMRVCDPMLVALAAEFRITTGDAAAVVAAFAVAYGVLQLVYGPLGDRLGKLQVIIGATAACAVFNAVTAMAPGFTVLVVARAAMGAAAAGIIPLSMAWIGDQVPYAQRQETLARLMGATVTGMMAGQWFGGFATETLGWRAAFAVLSVLFAVAAVLLWRHVRAASTTPEAIAQAAAEGVAGRPPFSLAGYVAGTVALLRMPRVRWVLAVVAIEGALAFGTLAFVPARMVDGFGLSASAAGGAMVLYGVGGLLYSVFARRWLAWLGERGLALAGGTMIAAGLLLLAWAPVVAWAVVGCFLAGLGFYMLHNTLQVQATQMAPEARGTAVTLFACLLFLGQSTGVLIVAFSVDRGWLPPVFTAAAVGVFVLGLLVSRRVQARGAVAGA; from the coding sequence ATGCAATCCACCACCACCATGCTGCGGCTGATCAGCCTGGCTGCCTTTTCCAGCATGGCCTCGATGCGCGTGTGCGACCCCATGCTGGTGGCGCTGGCCGCAGAGTTCCGCATCACCACTGGCGATGCCGCTGCCGTGGTGGCCGCGTTTGCCGTGGCCTACGGCGTGCTGCAACTGGTGTACGGGCCGCTGGGCGACCGGCTGGGCAAGCTGCAGGTCATCATCGGCGCGACGGCGGCGTGCGCGGTGTTCAACGCCGTCACAGCCATGGCGCCTGGCTTCACGGTGCTGGTGGTAGCGCGTGCGGCCATGGGCGCGGCGGCGGCCGGCATCATTCCGCTGTCGATGGCGTGGATTGGTGACCAGGTGCCCTATGCGCAGCGGCAGGAAACCCTGGCCCGGTTGATGGGCGCCACCGTGACCGGGATGATGGCCGGCCAGTGGTTTGGCGGCTTTGCCACCGAAACGCTGGGCTGGCGCGCCGCCTTCGCGGTGCTGTCGGTGCTGTTTGCGGTGGCCGCGGTGCTGCTGTGGCGCCATGTGCGCGCTGCCAGCACCACGCCCGAGGCCATCGCGCAGGCGGCGGCCGAAGGTGTGGCGGGCCGGCCCCCGTTTTCGCTGGCCGGTTACGTGGCGGGCACTGTGGCCCTTTTGCGGATGCCGCGCGTGCGCTGGGTGCTGGCGGTGGTGGCCATCGAAGGTGCATTGGCTTTTGGCACGCTGGCCTTTGTGCCGGCGCGCATGGTCGACGGGTTTGGCCTGTCGGCGTCGGCCGCGGGCGGTGCCATGGTGCTGTATGGCGTGGGCGGCTTGCTGTACAGCGTGTTCGCCCGCCGCTGGCTGGCCTGGCTGGGCGAGCGCGGGCTGGCGCTGGCGGGCGGCACCATGATCGCCGCAGGCCTGCTGCTGCTGGCCTGGGCGCCCGTGGTGGCCTGGGCGGTGGTGGGCTGCTTTCTGGCGGGGCTGGGCTTTTACATGCTGCACAACACGCTGCAGGTGCAGGCCACGCAGATGGCGCCGGAGGCACGTGGCACGGCGGTCACGCTGTTTGCATGCCTGCTGTTTCTGGGGCAGTCCACCGGCGTGCTGATCGTGGCTTTCAGTGTGGACCGGGGCTGGCTGCCGCCGGTGTTCACGGCCGCGGCAGTGGGTGTTTTTGTGCTGGGGCTGCTGGTTTCGCGCCGGGTGCAGGCGCGCGGGGCGGTGGCTGGGGCCTGA
- the arsB gene encoding ACR3 family arsenite efflux transporter, translating into MAVFERYLTVWVLLCIVAGIALGQWLPGVARTVGALEVARVNLPVGLLIWVMIIPMLLKVDFGALAEVRQHVRGIGVTLFVNWLVKPFSMALLGWLFIRHWFAPYLPADQIDSYIAGLILLAAAPCTAMVFVWSRLTGGDPLFTLSQVALNDSIMIVAFAPLVAFLLGLSAITVPWDTLLTSVVLYILVPVVIAQWLRKRLLRRGQAAFDAAVVRTGPWSIAALLATLVLLFAFQGEAILQQPLVIALLAVPILIQVLFNSALAYGLNRAVGEKHSIACPSALIGASNFFELAVATAISLFGFHSGAALATVVGVLIEVPVMLAVVAVVNRSKGWYEARD; encoded by the coding sequence CCCGCACCGTGGGTGCGCTGGAGGTGGCGCGCGTCAACCTGCCCGTGGGCCTGCTCATCTGGGTGATGATCATCCCGATGCTGCTCAAGGTGGACTTTGGCGCGCTGGCCGAGGTGCGCCAGCATGTGCGCGGCATCGGCGTGACGCTGTTCGTCAACTGGCTGGTCAAGCCGTTTTCGATGGCGCTGCTGGGCTGGCTGTTCATCCGCCACTGGTTCGCGCCTTACCTGCCCGCCGACCAGATCGACAGCTACATCGCTGGGCTCATCTTGCTGGCCGCGGCGCCCTGCACGGCCATGGTGTTTGTGTGGAGCCGCCTCACCGGGGGCGACCCGCTGTTCACGCTGTCGCAGGTGGCGCTGAACGACAGCATCATGATCGTGGCATTTGCGCCGCTGGTGGCCTTCTTGCTCGGTCTGTCGGCCATCACCGTGCCGTGGGACACGCTGCTCACCTCGGTGGTGCTGTACATCCTGGTGCCGGTGGTGATCGCGCAATGGCTGCGCAAGCGCCTGCTGCGCCGCGGGCAGGCCGCCTTTGACGCCGCCGTGGTGCGCACCGGGCCGTGGTCCATCGCCGCGCTGCTGGCCACGCTGGTGCTGCTGTTCGCCTTCCAGGGCGAGGCCATCCTGCAGCAGCCGCTGGTGATCGCCCTGCTGGCCGTGCCCATCCTCATCCAGGTGCTGTTCAACTCGGCCCTGGCTTACGGCTTGAACCGTGCCGTGGGCGAAAAGCACAGCATTGCCTGTCCGTCGGCGCTGATCGGTGCATCCAACTTCTTCGAGCTGGCCGTGGCCACGGCGATCAGCCTGTTTGGATTTCACTCGGGCGCGGCGCTGGCCACCGTGGTGGGCGTGCTGATCGAGGTGCCGGTGATGCTGGCGGTGGTGGCCGTGGTCAACCGCAGCAAGGGCTGGTACGAGGCGCGGGATTGA